One stretch of Anaerobacillus alkaliphilus DNA includes these proteins:
- a CDS encoding divergent PAP2 family protein, with translation MELLTNFPLWAALLAIGFAQFIKVPLQYIASKKFDWSLLTSTGGMPSSHSAAVTALATAIAIEEGLGSPFFAISAIFGVIVMFDASGVRRHAGEQATVLNRLVEDFNKLVIEVKTWPKKEENQKQKELKELLGHQPIEVFFGGLTGILLTLFIHFIVL, from the coding sequence ATGGAATTACTAACAAATTTCCCATTATGGGCAGCACTACTTGCAATTGGATTTGCTCAATTTATAAAAGTACCACTTCAATACATTGCCTCAAAAAAATTCGATTGGTCGCTATTAACTAGTACGGGTGGAATGCCTAGTTCTCATTCAGCGGCAGTAACTGCACTTGCGACAGCTATTGCAATCGAGGAAGGGCTAGGATCACCATTCTTTGCAATTTCAGCTATTTTTGGTGTGATCGTTATGTTTGATGCATCAGGAGTTAGACGACATGCCGGTGAACAAGCGACAGTGCTTAATCGATTAGTGGAGGATTTTAACAAACTGGTTATTGAAGTAAAAACTTGGCCGAAAAAAGAGGAAAACCAAAAGCAAAAAGAGTTAAAAGAATTGTTAGGTCACCAGCCTATTGAAGTGTTTTTTGGCGGTTTAACAGGTATTTTATTAACATTATTTATACACTTTATTGTTCTTTAA